CCGCCTATGGCCTGCGCGTGCTGGAGGACGACCGGCACCACTTCCCCGTGTACGAGGCCGTGCTCCTCTACCGCGACGACCTGGAGGCCCGGGCGCCCCTGGCGCTGAAGTCCATGCTCCGGCTGCAGGGCACGCTGACGGAGGCACGGATGGTGGACCTCAACGCCCGCGCGCGGCTGGAGCGCGTGCCGGAGGCGCGGGTGGCGTCGGACTTCCTCCGGGAGTCGCTGGGCGTGTCCACGGAGGTGCGCACGCAGGGCCGGGCCTCGCGCATCTGGCAGCGCACGCGGGAGCACCTGTTCCTGGTGACGCTGTCGCTCGCGGCGGCCATCGCGCTGGCCATCCCGCTGGGCGTCCTGGCCGCGCGCCGTCCGCGCCTGGGGCAGGGCGTGCTGGGGCTGTCCAGCGTCATCCAGACGGTGCCCTCGCTGGCGCTGCTGGTGTTCATGATTCCGCTGCTGGGCATCGGCTCGAAGCCGGCCGTCGCGGCGCTGTTCCTCTACAGCCTGCTGCCCATCGTGCGGAACACGGCGGCGGGCCTGGGAGGGATTCCGTGGGAGGTGCGCGAGTCCGCGGAGGCGCTGGGCCTGCCGTCGCGCGCGCGGCTGTGGCGCATCGAGCTGCCCATGGCGGCGCCGTCCATCCTCGCGGGCATCCAGACGGCGGCGGTCATCAACGTGGGCACGGCCACGCTGGGCGCGCTGGTGGGCGCGGGGGGCTACGGCCAGCCCATCCTCACCGGCATCCGCCTGGACGACGTGGGGCTCATCCTGGAGGGGGCGGTGCCCGCGGCGGTGCTCGCGCTGGCGGTCAGCGGCCTCTTCGAGCTCGTGGCGCGGTGGGTGGTGCCCCGGGGGCTGCGGTAGGGGCGGCTACACGGGCTCCGCGCGGGACTCGGGGGCCGACGCGGGCTGGAGGCGCGGCGCGTCCTCCGCGAGCCCCGCGGCGCACAGCCGCACCACGCACATCCAGACGCAGTCCGCGAGCAGCAGGTGGACGAGCTGCATCGCCACCGGCGCCAGCAGCACCAGGTTGATGACGCCCGCGCACAGCTGCGCGACGTACACGCCGGTGAGCAGCGTGGCCGCGCGCCGCACGTCCGGGGACGGCCTCAGCCGCGCCACGCTCCGGCCCACGAACACCAGGAGCGCGCCCAGGCCCACCGCGAACACCGGGTGCAGCACGCGCAGGCGGAGCAACAGGTGCGCCGTCTCCGACAGGTCCTGTTCGAAGCCGTGCGCGAGGCTGGTGGCGGGGAACAGCGTGTCGCCCAGCGCGGCCACCGCGCCGCTGACGCCCAGCACCAGCATGCCGACCACGCTCGCGCCCAGGAGCGCGGCCACCGCGCCCTGTCCCTGGAACGTCATGCGCGCGCGCCCCTTGGAGGCCCACACCACCAGGGTCTGCGCGCCCACCAGCAGGAAGGTGTTGGTGAGGTGCACGCCCATCCACACCGCGCGGCCCACGCGCGCGTCCTGCGCCACGTACTTGAGCAGCACGATGCCGGCGCCCACCAGGCCTTCGGTGAGCATGAACACCAGCGCCCAGAATGCCGCGCGGCGCCCGGGGTGGCCCTTGGGGAACACGCGCCGGCCCCACGCGTAGAGGGCGACGGCGAGCACCGTGGCCAGGCCGCTGGTGAGACGGTGGGTGTATTCGATGAGGGTCTGGAGGGAGGGCGCGCGCGGCACCACCTCGCCGTTGCAGACGGGCCAGTGGTCGCCGCACCCGGCTCCGGAGCCGGTGGCGCGCACGAAGGCGCCCCAGAGGATGACGCCCAGGCTGTAGACGAGCACGCCCTGGCTGAACCACTGGAAGCGGCGGGTGGCGGCGACGGGAAGGGTCATCGTGCCCTCCCAGTACCGCATCCCACCCGGAGGGGCCACCGCCCGGCGCTGGCCGCCTGCCTGCCGTGGGCCAATGGCTCAACACCTGGGCTTATGGGGCGGCGCGCGACAGTCCCCAAGGCCGGGAGAAGTTGTTAGCGTCACCGCGTGCCCCGAGACCGCGAAGCGCCGCCTGACTCCCCGTCCTCTCACGACGCGGCCGAGCGCCTGCGCCGGCTGGAGGCGGCCATCGAGGAGGGGCGGGCGCGCAAGGACGCGGCCCTGGAGGCGTGGGTGCGCCGGATGGGCCGCCTGCCCACCGACAAGGAGCGGGACCGCTGGGAGCGGGAGTGGGAGCGCGGCGCGGAGCGGGAGCGCCAGCGCTGGGAGAAGCAGTGGGAGCGCGAGTCCAAGGACGCCCTGCGTCGCGCGGAGCGGCAGGCCAAGCGCGACGCCTATGTCGCCCAGCAACAGGCGCACCGCGACGCGAAGCGCGCGGAGAAGGCTGCCCGCGAGGAGGCGTCGCGCAACCCGGTGGTGGGCGTGGGCCTGCTCGTCGTGGCGCTGGCGTGCGTGGCCACGGTGGTGAAGTCGCCGCAGCAGTACTGGTGGCTCCTGTTCGTGGCGCTCGCGTTCTTCAAGCGGGCGGCGAAACACCTGCGCGCGCACAACAACCCGCTGCTGACGCGCGTGGAGGAGCCGACCGCGCCGGTGCCGCGGCGAGCGGAGGTGCCAGTGGCGCCGGTGGCGCCGGTGGATCCTCGCCTCACGCGCGTGGACGCCGTCTGCGAGAAGCTGCTGGCGGAGCTGCGCAAGGGGCCGGGGGTGTTGCAGGAGATGGTGCGCTCGCCGGAGCGCACCGTGCAGGACCTGCGGAAGAGCTGCCATGAGCTGGTGCGCCGCGAGCACGAGCTGCGCACGGTGGCGCCGCCGGAGGACGTGCAGCGGCTGGCGGAGGAGCGCAAGAAGCTGGAGACGCGCTGGGCCGCCGAAGAGGACGTCGTGGTGCGCGACCGGCTGCGCGCGGCGTTGCAGGTGTTGGACGAGCAGGTGCGCCAGCGCGCGGAGCTGACGAAGGCGGCGGACCGGCTGGAGGCCGAGTTCATGCGGCTGTCGTACACGCTGGAGAACCTCTACGCGCAGGTGCTGCGGGTGCGCTCGGCGGACGCGGCGGACGCGGACGTGGCGGGCGCGGGCCTGCGCGACAGCGTGGAGCAGCTGGGCGCGGAGGTGGACGCCGTCACCACCGCGCTGGAAGAGGTGCACGGCGCGCCCATGGATGGCCGGGTGCGCACGCGCTGACGGGCGTTATTCGCCCGCGTGCTTCGGCGGCGGCGCGCTCCCGGCCGCGCCGCTGATGCGGACGGTCTTCGCGTTGACGAACTCGCGGATGCCCAGGTCCGCCAGCTCGCGGCCGTGGCCGGAGTGCTTCACGCCGCCGAAGGGCAGGCGCGCGTCGGAGGCGACGAGCGCGTTGACGAACACCATGCCGGCCTCGATGCCGTCGATGAACCGGCGCTGCTCGTTCGCGTCCTGGGTCCAGACGCTGGCGCCCAGGCCGAAGGGGGTCGCGTTGGCCAGCTCCACGGCGTGCTCCAGGTCGCGGGCGCGCAGGAGCGTGGCCACCGGGCCGAACAGCTCGTCATGGAAGGCGGGGGCCTTGGGGGGCGGGTCGGCCAGCACGGTGGGGGGATAGAAGTTGCCGGGGCCGCTCAGGGGCTCGCCGCCCAGGAGCAGCCGGGCGCCGGCCTTCACGCTGTCGCGCACCTGGGCGTGCAGGCCTTGCAGGATGCCGGGGGTGGCGAGCGGCCCCACGTCCGTCTTGGGGTCCATGGGGTCGCCGACCACCATGGTCTTCATGCGCTCCACGAAGCGGCGTTCGAACTGCTGGGCGATGGGCTCCGCGACGATGAAGCGCTTGGCGGCGATGCAGGACTGGCCGTTGTTGATGAGGCGCGCGGACACGGCGGTCTGGACGGCCTTGTCCAGGTCCGCGCTGGGCATGACGATGAACGGGTCGCTGCCGCCCAGCTCCAGCACGACCTTCTTGATGGCGCGGCCCGCGGCGGCGCCCACGGCGCGGCCCGCGCCCTCGCTGCCGGTGAGGGTGACGGCCTTCACGCGCGGATCCTCGATGACGCGGTTCACGTCCGAGGTCTCGATGAACAGGGATTGGAAGGCGCCTTCGGGGAAGCCGGCGGTGCGGAAGAGCTCCTCCAGGGCGATGGCGCACTGGGGCACGTTGCTGGCGTGCTTGAGCAGGCCGACGTTGCCGGCCATGAGGGCGGGGGCGGCGAAGCGCACGACCTGCCAGAAGGGGAAGTTCCACGGCATGATGGCGAGCACGGGCCCCAGGGGCTGGTAGCGCACGAAGGCGGTGTCGCCATCCACGTCGATGGGGGTGTCGCGCAGCAGCTTCTCCGCGCGGGTGACGTAGTAGCGGCACGCGGTGGCGCTCTTGATGGACTCGGCCTTGGCGGCTTCGAGGGGCTTGCCCATCTCCTCCGTCATCATGCGGCCGAAGCGGTCGGCCTCGACTTCGAGGATTTCGGCGGCGCGGCGCATCCAGCGGGCGCGGTCGGCGAAGGACGTCTCGCGGTAGGCGCGGAACGTGTCCGCGGCCCGTTGCAGCTTGCGCTCCAGTTGCTCGGCGGAGAGCGCATCGAACGTGCGCAGCGTCTTGCCCGTGGTGGGGCTGATGGTGGCGATGGCCATGTGCGGGTGCCTCCCGGGTGCGAGGCCCCGGTGATAGCAGCCCGCACGGCGCGGACAATGCCCACCGCACCCGAGCGTCCAGGGGCGTACGGCGGGCGCCACGGGCTCAGGACTTCAGGACGATGGGCGACAGCGCATCCGACTGGAGCGCCAGCATGAAGGCGCCGAAGTCCTCCGCGAGGAGGTGGAGGCTGTTCGTGCCTGTCCGGGCATGCGCATCCCAGTAGAACACCCGCCCTGCTTCAGCACCGGCCACCGACAGGCAGAGCTTGTCGGCGCCTTCCGTTGTTGCGATGGGGAGCAGCCCGGGCGGAAGGCGGTCTTGGAAGACCTGGAGGTTCCAATCGAGGTTGCTGGACTCGACGGGGTCGTTCAGTCCGAAGAAGAAGTGGATCCGGCCGACCGGGTTGCCGGGCAGTCCCCGGAGCTTGAAGAGATCGCGCTCGGGCCGGCCGCCGTTGGTCGCCAGCAGGAACTCCCGATGGGGAAGCGGGAGCGCGAGTTTGTAGCGCTGCTCGAACGCATCGACGTCGCGCGCATCCAGCGGGGGCCCGCCCTCGGTTGTCCACACGGGCTGAGCCATGAGAGACCTCCCGAGAAACCACCAGTGTGTCCCGTCCGGGCATGAATATCCGTGGGAACCAGTTGGAGCGTCGTCCGGTCCTGATGGTGATGCCAGGTCATTCTCTTGGGCGTCTCTCTCAAGCCTGCGGCCTTGTTCGCGGCGGCGAACTCCCCGGCACGGGAACCAGGATCGGGAATCTTCACTTCGGCCTTCACGACTCCGGCGGCCCTGAAGTCCGGATATCCCTCCGCGTCGAATGGAGCCCCCGTCGCAGGGTGCTGCTTGCCCGCCAGATGCACGTTCCGGATGGGGGCGTCCGTGGAGTACCCATTCGTGGGAACCCTTGAACCAGGCTTCGTCGCAGGAGGCCGTCGTCGCTCGCGATGCGCCTCCGCCAGGAGCGCCTGGGCTTTCGTCCCGTTGCCCCGGGCCTCATGGAGGGCAAGGACTCCCGCTTCGCCCCACTCCGCGGCGAGGTATGCGCTCTCCCGGCGGGAAGAGCATGGTCAAGTCCCTAGCAGCCGCTGAAGGACCTCTCGGAGCGTAGGCAGGTACTGCCCTGAAACCTCCACATGGAATCCACCGTCGACGCCAAGCGCATTCGATGCCTGTTCGTCGAGTTGGACTTCGATTGAGTTTTCACCGACCCTCCACTTTGTTACGCCACCATAGTGACAAGCCCCGCTCTCCGTACACAGGCAGTAGGTATCCATTCCGTTTGCTCGATCTTGCTCGTCGAACGAGAGGGCTTTCTGGATCTCAAGGCGCATGCCAGTCCCGTCGTGCCGCTCCGCAAGAACAACTGCATATGTGTTGATATCCTGCATCTCATCGGCACTGACTGCATCTGCATGGAATCTCCGCATGTCATCTTCCTCCTGTGGTCCAGATTTTCTGTTCCCAGAGGGAACGGCTCGTCGCTCCAGACTCCGATGTCGCCTTGTTTATCGCCCCCTTGCAAGACAGATAAGATGGATGTGAGTCATCAATAATTATCGCATCATCCGACTGGAGCGGAATGCCGCGTGCCGCACGAGCCTCCGTATGTGTAGCCACGGCAGATAAAGAAAATCCGAGCGCAGATCCTTCTGCGGTCATTCCTCCGCTGGTCAGGGTATCTGCATGCGCAACGTGTCCATCTCGATACACCGTCACGTTGGCGACGTGAGGACCACGGCCCGAGCGAAACCCGATGCGCGACTGGTTGTGAACCCACGCAGCCACCTGCCCAATGAAGTAGGTATGGGCTTGCTCCACCTCGAAGTTGAAGACCGTCGTCAGGTCAGAAGCCGTGCCGATAGACACCACCCGCGCCGACGCTCCCGAGGCAGTGTAGACCCTGTCGCCGGACTTGAGTTGCTGGGCCTCCGTCCAGCCTTGGCCCTCGACGCCGAATGGGTGCTCCGCCGTTACGCCAACTTCCTCACGAACTCTGTCTTTCCCCTCCAGTACAGCGGGTCGCGCTGCCCGGGCCATGCGCTGCCTGAATCCGTTTCGAACGGCGCGGAGGCGCAGGTCAGGGGCAGCGTGAGAATGCATGCCAGCGACCACGCCTCGTGTCGCTGGGGAGTCCACGGTCCCTTCGCCAACATGGGTGCTCCTGGAGATGCCTCGGGAAAGCCAGCCGCGTGCATCGTGCGCAGGCCATGCCTTCGGGCGCGCCGTGACCGAACGATGACCGAACCACCGGGTGCCCACGGCCAATGTCCTCCCGGGCCCGTGGTCCCATGGTGTCCAACTCGCGGACGCAAGGGAGGCATTGCATGGGCATGGCCGTGGGAGGCCGGGGCGGAGTGAAGGCGGACATCAACGTCACGCCCCTGGTGGACGTGGTGCTGGTGCTGCTCATCATCTTCATGGTCGTGACACCGCTGTCCCAGCAGGGCCAGGACGTCGCGCTGCCCGCCGCCGCGCAGGGTGAACACCACGACACCCCTCCTGAGCCGCTCGTCTTCTCCGTCACCGCGGACAAGGCGCTGTACGTCGGGAAGGACGCCATCCCGGACGCCGCGCGCTTCCAGGCCCGCGTGCGGGAGGAGCTGCGCACGCAGCCCGAACGCCGGCTCCTCCTCAAGGCGGATGAAACCCTGACGTGCGGTGACGTGCTCGGCGTCCTTCAACAGTCACGGGATGCGGGAGCGCGGAAGGTGTCCCTGGGCGTCGCGGTGAAGAAGAACTGAGGAACACGTCCATGCACAGACTCTCCAGACGACCGGTCGTCGTGAAGCCCCAGTCCGGACTCCAGTCGGACATCAACGTCACGCCCCTGGTGGACGTGGTGCTGGTGCTGCTCATCATCTTCATGGTCGTCACGCCGCTGATGCGCCGGGAACTCCCGCTCCAGCTCCCCACCCAGGACACCGCCCCCGCGGACGCTCCGACGTCAGCGGAGCCCGCCCCCGGCCTCGTGCGCCTCACCGCGGAAGGAACGCTGCTCCTGGAGGGCGAGCCCGTGAGCGAAGCCGACTACGTGCCTCGGCTGCGCCGCTTCCTGGAGGCCCGCCCGCGCGGCCAGCGCGGCCTGTTCTTCCAGCCTGACGCCCGCGCCCCCTACGCGCGGCTGGTGGTGGCGCTCGACGGCGCGAAGTCCGCCGGCGCCGAGGCGCTGGGGCTCGCCGTGGACTCCCCCTGAGCCGCGTGTTCGACACTCCCGCGTGAATGCCGGTGGCCCGCACGCGCGCCGCGTCCTATGTCACCGCCATGGCGCGCAGGCCGTGGCGGTGGCTGTCGGGTTGGGACGTGATGGTGACGCGGCCGCTCGCGCTGCTGTTGCTCGTGATGGCGTGCGTCCTGGGCTTCGTCGCCCTGTCCGACGAAGTGACCGAGGGCGAGACCCAGGACCTCGACGAGCGCATCGTGCGCGCCCTGCGCCGCCCGGAGGACCCCGCGCTTCCCCGGGGCCCCTGGTGGCTCGCGGAGACCGCGCGCGACGTGACGTCGCTGGGCGGCGCGCCCGTGCTGTCGCTCATCACCGTGGCCGTGTGCGGCTTCCTGCTGGTGGCCCGCCGCTACCGCACGTGCCTGTTCGTCTTCACCGCGACCGTGACGGGGTGGCTGCTCAACGGCCTGCTCAAGAACGTCTTCAACCGCCCGCGCCCCTCCGTGGTGCCCCACCTCACCGAGACCCTGTCCACCAGCTTCCCCAGCGGCCACGCGATGCTGTCCGCCATCACCTACCTCACGCTGGGCTCGCTGCTGGCCCAGTTCGCTGAACAGCGGCGCGTGAAGGTCTACCTGCTCACCGTGGCCCTGCTCCTGTCCATCCTCGTGGGCTGCACCCGCGTCTACCTGGGCGTGCACTACCCCACGGACGTGCTGGGCGGCTGGGTGGCCGGCCTCGCCTGGGCCCTGTTCACCACCGTCGCCGCCCGGGGCCTGCGCCGCCGCAGCCCCGCGCTGCGCGAGGAGGCCCATCGCCCCGTGGAATGAGGCTTGCGCCCACGGCCCCCTCGCAGGATGAAGGGCCCGTGCCTCCCGTGTCCCCGTCTCCCGTGAACGCCCGCCCTCCTTCCCCGTCCCCGAGGCGCGCATGATTCAAGCGTGGCTGTGGCGGCTGGGCCTGGGACGCGGCCGGGTGCACGTCTTCTACGACGAGTCCTACCGCCTGCCCCTCTCCGGCATCGAGTCCTCCGTGGGCATCGAGCCGCGCGGCACCGACTTCACCACCTGGTACCTGCTGGAGGCCGGCGTGGTGCGCGCCGCGGACGTCCGCCACCCCGTGCCGGTGTCCTACGCCCAGCTCGCGCGCGTGCACGACGCCCGCTACCTGGAGTCCCTCTCCGACCCCGCGACGCTCGCGCGCATCTACGCCACCGACCCGTCGGAGGTCCCCGTGGACGCGCTGCTCGACAGCGTGCGCACCGTGTGCGGCGGCACGCTGGGGGCGGCGCGGCTGGCGCTCGCGCGGCAGGGCCCCGTGGTCAACATGGCCGGCGGCTTCCACCACGCCCGGCCGGACCGGGGCGGCGGCTTCTGCACCGTCAATGACATCGCCGTCGCCGTCGCGGACCTGCGCGCCGCGGGCTTCGACGGCTCCGTGGCCGTGCTGGACCTGGACGCGCACCCGCCGGATGGCACCGCCGCGTGTCTCGCCGGACAGCCGAAGGTCTGGATCGGCTCCGTGTCCGGCAGCGACTGGGGCGTGCTCCCCGTCGGCGTGGACGAGACGCGCGTGCCGGATGGCTGCGACGACGCCACCTACGTGCAGAAGGTGAAGGAGATGCTGGCGCGCATGCCCCACTCCGACATCACCTTCGTCATCGCCGGCGGAGACGTGTTGTCCGGGGACCGCTTCGGCCGCGTGGGCATCACGCTCCAGGGCGCGCGCAAGCGCGACGTGGCCATCGCCTCGGCGCTGCGGGGACGGGCCAGCGTGTGGCTGCCCGGCGGCGGCTACCACGCCGAGTCCTGGAAGCTGTTCGCGGGCACGGTGCTGGTGCTCGCGGGCCTGGGCCACCAGCGCATCACCGCCCGGTATGATCCGCTGAGCGCGCGCTTCCAGCGCATCGCGCACCTGCTGGACCCGGAGACGGCGCACTCCCCGAGCGCGACCCCCGGCTGGGAACCGCTCACGCTGGAGGACCTGGAGGGCCCGCTGCGGCTGGGCCCGGAGGTGCAGCCGCGCGTGCTGGGCCACTACACCGCCCAGGGCATCGAGTACGCGCTCTTCCGCTACGGCCTGCTGTCGTACGTGGAGCGCCTGGGCTACAGCCGCCTGCGCGTGGAGGTGTCCTCCACCGGCGGCACCGGCGACCGCATCAAGGTGCTGGGCCACGCGGGCGGCCGTGAGCACCTGCTGTCGGACGCCGTGCTGGAGAAGAAGGTCCTCCAGGGGGAGACCTTCCTCTTCGCCAACTGGCTCTCCCTGCGCCACCCGCGCGCCCGCTTCAGCGACACGCGCCCGCAGCTGCCCGGACAGGAGGTGCCCGGCCTGGGCCTGTCTCGCGAGACCACGGAGGTGCTGCTCGCCATGGCCCAGCGCCTGGGGCTCGCGGGCGTGGCCTTCCGGCCCATGTGGTTCCACCTGGCCGTCGTCGCGCGGGGCCGCTTCCACTTCTCCACCCCGGAGCGCCAGGGCCGCTTCGAGGCGCTGATGCGCGACCTGTCCGCGCTCTCCCTCGTGGAGGCCACCCACGCCGTCGCCGATGGCCGCGTGCGCCTGGACGGCCAGCCGTACCCGTGGGAGCCGGACGACATGCTCTGCCGCCTGCTCCCCACGCCCCTGGACGCGGACGCCGTGGCGAGGGAGCGCGAGCGCTGCCACTTCACCGTGGCGCCCGCCTCCGGCTGAACCCGGCGCCGTGGTAGTCAGGACGGCGTGGACCTGGAAGCGCGACGCCGTGAACAACACAAGCTGCGGCTGTCGTGGATGCCGTGGCTCTACTTCAGCCTCAAGCCGCGTCACCGCGAGTGGGCGGAGGCCTGGCAGCGCGAGGTGCAGGACCGCCTGCGCGCGCTGGAGACCGTCGACATCGCGGAGGGATGTTTCATCGCCCCGGAGGCGCGCATCTTCGCGGAGCCCGGCCGCACCGTGCGCATCGGGCCCGGGTGCAGCATTGGCGCGGACGCCTTCGTGCACGGACCGGTGGTGCTGGGGCCGCGCGTGAGCCTCAACGCGCGCGTCAGCCTGGACGGCGGCGCGTGCGGCATCCGCATCGGCGAGGGCAGCCGCGTCGCCACCGGCGCCACCCTCTACGCCTTCGACCACGGCCTCGCGCCGGACCGCCCCGTGCGCGACCAGCCCGTCACGTCCAGGGGCATCGTGATCGGCGACGACGTCTGGGTGGGCGCCAACGCGGGCATCACCGACGGCGTCACCGTGGGCGACCACGCGGTGATTGCCATGGGCGCCGTCGTCACCCGCGACGTGCCCCCGTGGGCCATCGTCGGGGGCGTGCCTGCTCGCCTGCTCGGCGACCGTCGTCAACGCCCTCGTTCTGGAATCCCAGGGGGTTGGGAGCCCCCGGACTCCGATGGAAACCCCTGAGTCCTCGGTGGGTCCATTGACTTTGAAACATTCGAGCGCCCTATGCTTCGGTCCGCGCTGAAACGGAGAGAGGGCGGACACCCGGACGGACCGGCTGGGTCGGCCTCTTTTTCATGTATTGGCCCGTTTCATCCGTGATGAAGGAGGCCGCGGTGTCGCAGGAGCAACGCGAGACGGGGAGCGCCGCTGCTCCGGAGCAGGCCTCCATGGCGAGCGCCCTCGTGGACACCCGCCGCTTCCAGCGGGCCGGTTCGCTCCTGCGCGAGGTGCTCTTCGAGCTGGATGCGGCCGGCCGCCTGGTCCTCGCGAGCCCCGCGTGGGAGCGGCTGGTCGGAATGTCCGCGGGCGCGTGGACGGGCCGCGCGCTGGTGGACCTGTTCCACCCGGAGGACCGGGATCAGGCGCGCGCGCTGCTGCGCACGGCCACCTCGCGCATCGACGTGCCGACGCGGCTGGAGCTGCGGCTCGCGGGGGGCGCGCAGCCGCGCTGGGTGGAGGTGTCCGCCACGGGAGATCCCGAGCACCTGGGCGGTGTGTTGGGCACGCTGGTGGACGTCACCCCGCGCCGGATGGCGGAGGAGGCCGCCACCACGCGCGAGCGCTACCTGGGCGCGATGGTGGAGGTGCAGCGGCGGTTGCTGGCGCCGGAGACCTCCGGGGATTTGTACAACGCCATCCTGGAGCCGCTGGGCCGCGTCGCGGGCGCCAGCCGCGCCTACGTCTTCGAGTTCCACCGCGAGGCCAACGGCCGGATCCTCCAGTCCCAGCGGGCGGAGTGGGCCGCGCCCGGCGTCTCGCGCGAGCTGGAGAACCCGGACACGCAGGCCTGGCCGGTGGACGAGGCCTTCCGGCTGCACCAGCTGGAGCAGCTGCACCGCGGGGAGCCGGTGCAGGGCCGGCCGGAGGACTTCGGGGACGGCACGGCGCCGGTGCTGCTGGCGCAGGGCATCCGCTCGCTGCTGGTCCTGCCCCTGTTCGTGCACGGGGAGCCGTTCGGCTTCATCGGCTTCGACAACTGCGACGACGCGCGGCCCTGGTCGCACGTGGAGGTGAACCTGCTGTCCGGCGCCGCGGGCGCGCTGTCGCTGGCGCTGGAGCAGCACACGACGGACGCGCTGCGCGTGCGCACGGAGACCGCGCTGCGGCGCACGGAGGCGGGCTTCCACCTGCTCATCGAGGGCTTCCCGGATCCGGTGGTGGTGCACACGACGGACGGGATGCTCCTGTCGGTGAACCCGGCCATGGCCAAGTACCTGGGCTACCAGGACCCCGCGGAGCTGCTGGGGCGGCACCTGCTGGGGCTGGTGCGGCGCGAGGACCAGGAGGTGGCGCGCCGCCACCTGGAGGAAGCGCAGGACGGGGCGCTGGCGGCCCGCTCGCACGAGGTGCCGCTGGTGCGCCGCGACGGGCAGGTGGTGAGCGCGGACCTGGTGACGCTGGGCGTGCTCTTCGACGGCGTGCCCGCGCGCGTGACGGTGGCGCGCGACTTCACCGAGCGAAAGCACATCCAGGCGAAGCTCATGCTGGGGGACCGGCTGGCCTCCATGGGCATGCTGGCCGCGGGCATCGCGCACGAGCTGAACAACCCGCTGTCCTACGTGCTGTCCAACCTGGAGTTCCTGCACCGCGCGCTGGGCCCCATGCCCCGGCCCCTGGGGGCGGAGGAGCTGCTGGAATACCAACAGGTGCTGGACGACGCGCGCGAAGGCTCCGAGCGGATGCGGCAGATCGTCCGCCAGCTCAAGGTCTTCTCCCGCGTG
This Corallococcus silvisoli DNA region includes the following protein-coding sequences:
- a CDS encoding ABC transporter permease/substrate-binding protein; this translates as MTRAGGRLALALVLLLGAACAESSGEGPSVRVGSKKFTESVIVGDMVTQLAQAAGARASHRRELGGTTVLWEALRRGELDIYPEYTGTLRQELLAGRALPDDAALRKALAEEGLRMSASLGFNNTYALGMKEAEAERLGIRRISDLKAHPELRVGFSNEFMQRGDGWPALRDAYGLPQRDVRGLDHDLAYRGMASGAIQLTDLYSTDAEIAAYGLRVLEDDRHHFPVYEAVLLYRDDLEARAPLALKSMLRLQGTLTEARMVDLNARARLERVPEARVASDFLRESLGVSTEVRTQGRASRIWQRTREHLFLVTLSLAAAIALAIPLGVLAARRPRLGQGVLGLSSVIQTVPSLALLVFMIPLLGIGSKPAVAALFLYSLLPIVRNTAAGLGGIPWEVRESAEALGLPSRARLWRIELPMAAPSILAGIQTAAVINVGTATLGALVGAGGYGQPILTGIRLDDVGLILEGAVPAAVLALAVSGLFELVARWVVPRGLR
- a CDS encoding COX15/CtaA family protein produces the protein MTLPVAATRRFQWFSQGVLVYSLGVILWGAFVRATGSGAGCGDHWPVCNGEVVPRAPSLQTLIEYTHRLTSGLATVLAVALYAWGRRVFPKGHPGRRAAFWALVFMLTEGLVGAGIVLLKYVAQDARVGRAVWMGVHLTNTFLLVGAQTLVVWASKGRARMTFQGQGAVAALLGASVVGMLVLGVSGAVAALGDTLFPATSLAHGFEQDLSETAHLLLRLRVLHPVFAVGLGALLVFVGRSVARLRPSPDVRRAATLLTGVYVAQLCAGVINLVLLAPVAMQLVHLLLADCVWMCVVRLCAAGLAEDAPRLQPASAPESRAEPV
- a CDS encoding coiled-coil domain-containing protein gives rise to the protein MPRDREAPPDSPSSHDAAERLRRLEAAIEEGRARKDAALEAWVRRMGRLPTDKERDRWEREWERGAERERQRWEKQWERESKDALRRAERQAKRDAYVAQQQAHRDAKRAEKAAREEASRNPVVGVGLLVVALACVATVVKSPQQYWWLLFVALAFFKRAAKHLRAHNNPLLTRVEEPTAPVPRRAEVPVAPVAPVDPRLTRVDAVCEKLLAELRKGPGVLQEMVRSPERTVQDLRKSCHELVRREHELRTVAPPEDVQRLAEERKKLETRWAAEEDVVVRDRLRAALQVLDEQVRQRAELTKAADRLEAEFMRLSYTLENLYAQVLRVRSADAADADVAGAGLRDSVEQLGAEVDAVTTALEEVHGAPMDGRVRTR
- a CDS encoding NAD-dependent succinate-semialdehyde dehydrogenase; this translates as MAIATISPTTGKTLRTFDALSAEQLERKLQRAADTFRAYRETSFADRARWMRRAAEILEVEADRFGRMMTEEMGKPLEAAKAESIKSATACRYYVTRAEKLLRDTPIDVDGDTAFVRYQPLGPVLAIMPWNFPFWQVVRFAAPALMAGNVGLLKHASNVPQCAIALEELFRTAGFPEGAFQSLFIETSDVNRVIEDPRVKAVTLTGSEGAGRAVGAAAGRAIKKVVLELGGSDPFIVMPSADLDKAVQTAVSARLINNGQSCIAAKRFIVAEPIAQQFERRFVERMKTMVVGDPMDPKTDVGPLATPGILQGLHAQVRDSVKAGARLLLGGEPLSGPGNFYPPTVLADPPPKAPAFHDELFGPVATLLRARDLEHAVELANATPFGLGASVWTQDANEQRRFIDGIEAGMVFVNALVASDARLPFGGVKHSGHGRELADLGIREFVNAKTVRISGAAGSAPPPKHAGE
- a CDS encoding SMI1/KNR4 family protein gives rise to the protein MAQPVWTTEGGPPLDARDVDAFEQRYKLALPLPHREFLLATNGGRPERDLFKLRGLPGNPVGRIHFFFGLNDPVESSNLDWNLQVFQDRLPPGLLPIATTEGADKLCLSVAGAEAGRVFYWDAHARTGTNSLHLLAEDFGAFMLALQSDALSPIVLKS
- a CDS encoding Imm10 family immunity protein, with translation MRRFHADAVSADEMQDINTYAVVLAERHDGTGMRLEIQKALSFDEQDRANGMDTYCLCTESGACHYGGVTKWRVGENSIEVQLDEQASNALGVDGGFHVEVSGQYLPTLREVLQRLLGT
- a CDS encoding polymorphic toxin-type HINT domain-containing protein, with the protein product MARAARPAVLEGKDRVREEVGVTAEHPFGVEGQGWTEAQQLKSGDRVYTASGASARVVSIGTASDLTTVFNFEVEQAHTYFIGQVAAWVHNQSRIGFRSGRGPHVANVTVYRDGHVAHADTLTSGGMTAEGSALGFSLSAVATHTEARAARGIPLQSDDAIIIDDSHPSYLSCKGAINKATSESGATSRSLWEQKIWTTGGR
- a CDS encoding ExbD/TolR family protein, which produces MGMAVGGRGGVKADINVTPLVDVVLVLLIIFMVVTPLSQQGQDVALPAAAQGEHHDTPPEPLVFSVTADKALYVGKDAIPDAARFQARVREELRTQPERRLLLKADETLTCGDVLGVLQQSRDAGARKVSLGVAVKKN
- a CDS encoding ExbD/TolR family protein, with protein sequence MHRLSRRPVVVKPQSGLQSDINVTPLVDVVLVLLIIFMVVTPLMRRELPLQLPTQDTAPADAPTSAEPAPGLVRLTAEGTLLLEGEPVSEADYVPRLRRFLEARPRGQRGLFFQPDARAPYARLVVALDGAKSAGAEALGLAVDSP